One genomic region from Skermania piniformis encodes:
- a CDS encoding undecaprenyl-diphosphate phosphatase: MSGLGYLEAIAVGALQGVTELFPVSSLGHAVLIPAIVGGQWATDLNVSRPESPYLAFIVGLHVATAAALLLFFRRDWVRIIGGFVSSLRHRRVETADERLAWLIVLATIPVGISGLALEHLFRTTLGKPAPAAAFLMLNGVVLYVGERLRRVADRQPVLVGADGGESGRTDPDRADARLSEMPLRDGIVIGCAQILALLPGISRSGVTMVAGLGRGLSHEDAARFSFLLATPVILAAGVLKIPDLFGPLGDGIHGQVMAGSVVAFGSAYLAVRFLTRYFHAHTLTPFAIYSVFAGVGALVWLGIH, translated from the coding sequence GTGAGCGGGCTCGGCTATCTCGAGGCGATCGCGGTCGGCGCCCTGCAGGGCGTCACCGAGTTGTTCCCGGTGTCCAGCCTCGGTCATGCGGTGCTGATTCCGGCGATCGTCGGTGGACAATGGGCGACCGACCTGAACGTCTCCCGGCCGGAGTCGCCCTACCTGGCGTTCATCGTCGGCCTACATGTGGCGACGGCAGCCGCGTTGCTGCTGTTTTTCCGGCGGGACTGGGTGCGGATCATCGGCGGCTTCGTCAGCTCGCTACGCCACCGCCGGGTCGAGACCGCCGACGAGCGGCTGGCCTGGTTGATCGTGCTGGCCACCATCCCCGTCGGAATCTCCGGTCTGGCGCTCGAACACCTGTTTCGCACGACCCTCGGCAAGCCGGCACCTGCCGCAGCCTTTCTGATGCTCAACGGTGTGGTGCTCTACGTCGGCGAGCGGCTCCGCCGCGTCGCGGATCGTCAGCCGGTTCTCGTCGGCGCCGACGGGGGCGAGAGCGGCCGCACCGATCCGGACCGAGCCGACGCCCGCCTGTCCGAGATGCCGTTGCGGGACGGGATCGTGATCGGCTGCGCGCAGATCCTCGCGTTGCTGCCCGGCATCAGCCGATCCGGGGTGACGATGGTCGCCGGGCTCGGCCGAGGACTTTCCCACGAGGACGCCGCTCGGTTCTCTTTTCTGCTCGCCACACCGGTGATCCTCGCTGCCGGTGTGTTGAAGATCCCGGACCTTTTCGGGCCACTCGGCGACGGAATCCACGGTCAAGTCATGGCCGGCAGCGTCGTCGCGTTCGGCAGCGCCTATCTGGCGGTGCGGTTCCTCACCCGCTATTTCCACGCCCACACGCTCACGCCGTTCGCGATCTACAGCGTGTTCGCCGGTGTCGGCGCCCTCGTGTGGCTCGGCATCCACTGA
- a CDS encoding COG4705 family protein, producing MTDNSPTASRFGVDRQLSKVPEVTVWFWVIKILCTTVGESFADWISLTLGVGLNRTAVIFTVLLLVVLSYQLRLPRYVPGVYWSTVVVLSVSGTLYTDILTDILTDSLAVPLAVSTSCFAVLLGVVFGIWYARERTLSIHSIVTRPRELYYWLAVLVTFALGTAIGDWTLSITGWGPGTSVLLPAGLIAAIAVGRRLGANAVLSFWLAYILTRPLGANLGDWLASPVADHGLGMGTALTSVIFLLAILLVVGYLTCTKRDVINDRPTPAPRPAREPLMLGYYLVVAVATGLLLGWAAAQPHDAGSGTEETGGSAAPALAPGAATARFPADTVASFRAITTDILDRVRSGDQAGARARITDLETAWDDAQPRLQPLDEAGWGAVDQRIDAALTAVRANPPDSTAEIGALTALSSTL from the coding sequence ATGACCGACAACAGCCCGACCGCAAGCCGCTTCGGGGTTGACCGACAGCTCAGCAAGGTGCCCGAGGTCACCGTCTGGTTCTGGGTGATCAAGATTCTCTGCACCACCGTCGGCGAGAGCTTTGCCGACTGGATCAGCCTGACCCTGGGTGTCGGGCTGAACCGGACTGCGGTGATCTTCACCGTGCTACTGCTCGTCGTCCTGAGTTATCAGCTGCGGTTACCCCGGTACGTGCCGGGCGTCTACTGGTCGACCGTCGTGGTGCTGAGCGTGAGCGGCACGCTTTACACCGACATCCTCACCGACATCCTCACCGACAGCCTGGCGGTGCCGCTGGCGGTGAGCACCAGCTGTTTCGCGGTGCTCCTCGGGGTCGTGTTCGGTATCTGGTACGCCCGTGAACGAACCTTGTCGATTCACAGCATCGTGACCCGGCCCCGCGAGCTGTATTACTGGCTCGCGGTGCTGGTCACCTTCGCTCTGGGCACCGCGATCGGCGACTGGACGCTATCGATCACCGGCTGGGGTCCTGGCACCTCGGTGCTCTTGCCGGCCGGCTTGATCGCCGCAATTGCAGTGGGCCGGCGACTGGGCGCGAACGCTGTGTTGTCGTTCTGGCTGGCCTATATCTTGACCAGGCCGCTCGGCGCCAACCTCGGTGACTGGCTTGCATCGCCGGTAGCCGACCACGGTCTGGGGATGGGTACTGCGCTGACCAGCGTCATCTTTCTGCTGGCGATCCTTCTGGTGGTCGGCTACCTCACCTGCACCAAGCGCGACGTGATCAACGACCGACCGACTCCCGCGCCGCGGCCGGCCCGTGAACCGCTGATGCTCGGCTACTACCTGGTGGTCGCGGTGGCGACCGGGCTACTGCTCGGGTGGGCGGCCGCGCAACCGCACGACGCCGGGTCCGGCACGGAGGAGACCGGCGGCTCCGCAGCCCCAGCGCTCGCTCCGGGCGCGGCCACCGCGCGTTTCCCCGCCGACACCGTCGCAAGTTTCCGAGCGATCACCACGGATATCCTTGATCGAGTTCGATCGGGCGACCAAGCTGGCGCGCGGGCTCGAATCACGGATCTGGAAACGGCCTGGGACGATGCTCAGCCGAGGCTCCAACCGCTCGACGAGGCAGGCTGGGGCGCAGTCGATCAGCGGATCGATGCGGCGTTGACGGCCGTGCGGGCGAATCCGCCGGACTCGACCGCCGAGATCGGAGCGCTCACGGCGCTATCGAGCACGCTTTAG
- a CDS encoding COG4280 domain-containing protein — protein MSSAALFAAVFLACLVEAVEALTIVLAAGTARDWRSAITGVLAGLAILAGAVAILGTALTELPLDGLRLVVGGLLLVFGLQWLRKAILRAGGCKPLRDEQAAFETTSAAARAAGAPDHRGLVRDWYAFTLAFKGVTLEGLEVVFIALTFGSAQRDISLAAIAALAASMLVVVAGFLIRAPLARVPENAMKFAVGVMLTAFGLFWGAEGAGAHWPGGEVALLVIVPGVALYALALVAWLRGAGPTIQSAREGSQHD, from the coding sequence ATGAGTAGTGCCGCGTTGTTCGCGGCGGTGTTTCTGGCCTGCCTCGTCGAGGCGGTCGAAGCGCTGACCATAGTGCTCGCCGCCGGCACCGCCAGAGACTGGCGCTCGGCCATCACCGGGGTGCTCGCCGGGCTGGCGATCCTGGCCGGTGCGGTGGCGATACTGGGTACCGCATTGACCGAGCTACCCCTCGACGGCTTGCGGCTGGTCGTCGGCGGGCTGCTGCTGGTATTCGGCCTGCAGTGGCTGCGCAAAGCGATCCTGCGCGCCGGCGGGTGTAAGCCACTGCGCGACGAGCAGGCGGCCTTCGAGACGACATCTGCCGCGGCGAGAGCGGCCGGTGCCCCCGACCACCGCGGCCTGGTCCGCGACTGGTACGCATTCACGCTCGCGTTCAAGGGCGTAACGCTCGAGGGCTTGGAAGTAGTTTTTATCGCGCTCACCTTCGGCAGCGCCCAGCGCGACATCTCGCTGGCGGCGATCGCTGCGCTGGCCGCCTCGATGCTGGTAGTGGTCGCCGGGTTCCTGATCCGAGCTCCGCTGGCACGAGTCCCCGAAAACGCGATGAAGTTTGCGGTCGGTGTCATGCTCACCGCCTTCGGCCTCTTCTGGGGCGCCGAAGGCGCCGGCGCACACTGGCCTGGTGGTGAGGTCGCGCTGTTGGTGATCGTGCCGGGGGTGGCATTGTACGCCCTGGCGTTGGTCGCTTGGCTGCGGGGAGCCGGACCCACGATCCAGTCCGCACGAGAGGGATCACAGCATGACTGA
- a CDS encoding cutinase family protein, with protein MIIGRLARIVGVAIAAGAVPLLPAAAVPAAAGPCPDIEVVFARGTAEPPGPGINGAVFVEALRARAVGRSVESYGVNYAASANFGDPMEIARTAVDGIRDTQRRIESVVAGCPGTKIVLAGYSQGAVVTGFATMDRMPTEVPSQYAQYVPPPMPAAMADHVSAVVLFGKPSDRWMRDAGAPAVTIGERYRSKTVEYCMPGDTICDGAGVGQPNVLHSVYAVNGMVFQGADFAADRSR; from the coding sequence ATGATCATCGGTCGTTTGGCTCGAATCGTCGGAGTCGCCATCGCAGCAGGCGCAGTACCGCTGTTGCCGGCGGCCGCTGTGCCGGCGGCCGCCGGGCCGTGTCCGGACATCGAGGTGGTCTTCGCGCGGGGTACGGCCGAGCCGCCCGGCCCGGGAATCAACGGCGCCGTATTCGTCGAAGCGTTGCGCGCTCGGGCAGTCGGCCGGTCGGTCGAGTCGTACGGGGTCAACTACGCGGCGAGCGCGAATTTCGGCGATCCGATGGAAATTGCCCGGACCGCCGTCGACGGCATCCGCGACACCCAACGGCGCATCGAGTCGGTCGTCGCGGGCTGCCCCGGAACCAAGATTGTCCTTGCCGGGTATTCGCAAGGCGCCGTGGTCACGGGGTTCGCGACCATGGACCGGATGCCGACCGAGGTGCCGTCCCAGTACGCGCAGTATGTGCCACCACCGATGCCGGCCGCGATGGCCGACCACGTGTCTGCGGTCGTGCTGTTCGGCAAGCCGTCGGATCGATGGATGCGCGATGCCGGGGCTCCGGCGGTGACGATCGGCGAGCGCTACCGCAGCAAGACCGTGGAATATTGCATGCCGGGCGACACGATCTGCGACGGCGCCGGGGTCGGCCAACCGAATGTGTTGCACAGCGTGTACGCGGTCAACGGCATGGTCTTCCAAGGTGCGGACTTCGCGGCGGATCGATCCAGGTAG
- a CDS encoding CaiB/BaiF CoA transferase family protein, with product MNDTYSTDGDRPLAGITVVGLEQAVSAPLCTRHLADLGARVIKVEAPGHGDSIRGYDSAVGEGLSAHFTWLNHGKESAALNLKSESDMRILSNILANADVLVSNLAPGALGRLGLHPDELVRRQPRLIVVDISGYGTGGPIDHKRAYDLLIQSESGSCSITGLPGQPVKSGIPLADVGTALYAYSAVLTALFHRERTGKGAVIPIAMLDVAAEMMGFALNYVIHTGTEQVPVGMGSPACAPYGGYPTADGQTAVLGTTNDREWQRLTEMIDRPDLAAEPRYARNEDRCAAANREAIDAEVAKWTGERSLAEIQAAADAAGIGNSRLGTVRDLSTHPQLAERGRWRQVGTPVGPVPALLPPAVATDWAVRNGSVPGLGEHTDAIRAEFGNAEFGDTPTSA from the coding sequence ATGAATGACACCTATTCGACCGATGGTGATCGGCCGCTGGCCGGGATCACGGTCGTCGGCCTGGAACAGGCGGTATCCGCGCCGCTGTGTACGAGGCATCTGGCCGATCTGGGCGCCCGAGTGATCAAGGTGGAGGCGCCTGGGCACGGTGATTCGATCCGCGGATACGACTCGGCCGTAGGCGAAGGACTGTCCGCCCACTTCACCTGGCTCAATCACGGCAAGGAATCGGCCGCGCTGAATCTGAAGTCGGAATCCGATATGCGGATCTTGAGCAACATTCTGGCTAACGCAGATGTGTTGGTCAGCAACCTTGCGCCCGGTGCACTCGGCCGACTCGGCCTGCATCCGGACGAGCTGGTCCGGCGTCAGCCACGGTTGATCGTGGTGGACATCTCCGGGTACGGCACGGGCGGCCCGATCGATCACAAGCGGGCCTACGACCTGCTCATCCAGTCCGAGAGCGGCTCGTGCAGTATCACCGGCTTGCCGGGGCAACCGGTCAAGTCCGGCATTCCGCTCGCCGACGTCGGCACCGCGCTCTATGCCTACTCGGCGGTGCTCACCGCACTCTTCCACCGGGAACGCACCGGCAAAGGGGCGGTTATCCCGATCGCCATGCTGGATGTCGCCGCCGAGATGATGGGCTTCGCGCTCAACTACGTCATCCATACCGGTACCGAGCAGGTGCCGGTGGGAATGGGCTCGCCGGCCTGCGCACCGTACGGCGGCTATCCCACCGCCGACGGGCAGACCGCGGTGCTCGGCACCACCAACGACCGGGAATGGCAGCGGCTCACCGAGATGATCGACCGCCCGGATCTTGCCGCCGAGCCGCGCTATGCCCGCAACGAAGACCGGTGCGCGGCGGCGAACCGAGAAGCGATCGATGCCGAAGTGGCGAAGTGGACCGGGGAACGCAGCTTGGCCGAGATTCAAGCGGCCGCCGACGCCGCCGGGATCGGCAACTCCCGACTCGGAACCGTCCGGGACCTGAGTACTCATCCGCAGCTGGCCGAGCGGGGCCGCTGGCGGCAGGTGGGCACTCCGGTGGGTCCGGTCCCTGCCTTGCTACCACCGGCGGTCGCGACCGATTGGGCGGTGCGTAACGGCTCGGTACCCGGTCTGGGCGAACACACCGATGCGATCCGCGCCGAGTTCGGCAACGCAGAGTTCGGCGACACGCCCACATCCGCGTGA
- a CDS encoding alkane 1-monooxygenase, with product MDSGDREIEWRDRKRPLWLLGLIAPVSALAPSTLVALTQVKAFWWLGAFVVFMIIPIIDLLVGDDGENPPDSVYRQLSADKYYRWCTYLFLPILLSAFVVACYLWADPALSLLDKIGLCVSVGVISGVGINAAHELGHRVEKHERWLAKVALAQTCYGHFFVEHNRGHHARVATPEDPASARFGEVLYEFLPRSVLGSLRSAWRLEADRMARRRSRTWSWRNDNLQAWAMSLVLFGVMIGVFGFTILPYLLLQAAIAVLMLETVNYVEHYGLLRQQTPGGNREAIAPRHSWNSDRLVTNVLLFHLQRHSDHHANPARRYQTLRSSDEAPQLPAGYATMVLLALVPPLWRRVMDPRVLSHYHGDVTQTNIHPRRHEAVLAAYGTPTEATVLVESIGVEPIVRESEPIETPARRSA from the coding sequence GTGGATTCGGGTGACAGAGAAATCGAATGGCGGGACCGGAAGCGGCCGCTCTGGCTGTTGGGCCTGATTGCGCCGGTCAGCGCGCTTGCGCCGTCCACCTTGGTTGCCCTCACGCAGGTGAAGGCGTTCTGGTGGCTCGGCGCTTTCGTCGTGTTCATGATCATTCCGATCATCGATCTGCTGGTCGGTGACGACGGCGAGAATCCGCCGGATTCGGTGTACCGACAGCTGTCGGCAGACAAGTACTACCGCTGGTGCACCTATCTCTTCCTGCCCATCCTGCTGTCGGCATTCGTGGTTGCCTGCTACCTGTGGGCCGATCCGGCATTGAGCCTGCTGGACAAGATCGGGCTATGCGTCTCGGTCGGCGTGATCAGCGGTGTCGGTATCAACGCGGCGCATGAGCTGGGCCATCGGGTGGAGAAGCACGAGCGGTGGTTGGCCAAGGTCGCCTTGGCGCAGACTTGCTACGGCCACTTCTTCGTCGAGCACAATCGGGGCCACCATGCCCGGGTTGCGACTCCGGAGGATCCGGCCAGCGCCCGGTTCGGCGAGGTGCTCTACGAGTTCCTGCCGCGCAGTGTGCTCGGCAGCCTGCGTTCGGCGTGGCGGTTGGAGGCCGACCGGATGGCTCGGCGGCGCTCTCGGACCTGGTCCTGGCGTAACGACAACCTGCAGGCCTGGGCGATGTCGCTGGTCCTGTTCGGTGTGATGATCGGCGTCTTCGGGTTCACGATCCTGCCGTACCTGCTGCTGCAGGCTGCAATCGCGGTGCTGATGCTGGAAACGGTCAACTACGTGGAGCACTACGGCCTGCTCCGGCAGCAGACGCCGGGTGGAAATCGGGAAGCGATCGCGCCTCGGCACAGCTGGAACAGCGACCGTTTGGTGACCAACGTGCTGCTGTTCCACTTGCAGCGGCACAGCGACCATCATGCGAACCCAGCCCGCCGATATCAGACTTTGCGCAGCTCGGACGAGGCGCCACAGTTGCCGGCCGGCTACGCGACCATGGTGTTGCTCGCGCTGGTCCCGCCGCTGTGGCGACGGGTGATGGACCCGCGGGTGCTATCGCACTACCACGGCGACGTGACCCAGACGAACATCCATCCGCGGCGGCACGAAGCCGTGCTGGCCGCATACGGCACCCCGACCGAGGCCACGGTTCTGGTGGAGTCGATCGGAGTGGAGCCGATCGTCCGGGAGTCGGAGCCGATCGAGACGCCGGCACGGCGGAGCGCCTGA
- a CDS encoding GMC oxidoreductase codes for MDRRRFLAFASGVSAAALAAGSRTAPARAEGAWAGMFRSWVPEIFEPLPDPPEHSRALVIGSGFGGAVAALRLARAGVPTTVLERGSRWPNDPWREIFTGDDLPDGRGFWHRTSFTGVTKIPMQFEDFGGVLDCTSYPNLDVWRAAAVGGGSVIFTGAMPEPPRHLFESVFGGLVGYDEMVRTYYPRVRAELRLSTMPPDIYGSTPFAHSRAWDDQARKAGYEPTPVESIFRWDVLRDELAGRSRPSATAARSNLGNSNGAKFDLNQNYLAQAQASGNATVYPGHQVDSIGHDGSRFVVELRKLDPTGAVTARRTLTADRLLLAAGSVGSTELLVRAKAAGSLPHLNEHVGQGWGTNGDVVLARGMSALAGTGQGVPCASMIHDESGPPTTLESWYIPGIPIETGALASLGMVLDPTRGSFHAGPDGKVTLNWPADGNARALAAARAVNHKIAAAANALVEYDAIGYAANANFTAHPLGGAVLGAATDGYGRVHGHPGLYVVDGAMIPGSTATVNPSMTIAALAERAMDQFVDEIR; via the coding sequence ATGGATCGCCGCCGATTTCTGGCATTCGCCAGCGGCGTCTCCGCCGCCGCGCTGGCTGCCGGTAGCCGAACCGCCCCGGCTCGGGCCGAGGGTGCGTGGGCCGGGATGTTCCGCTCGTGGGTGCCGGAGATCTTCGAACCGTTGCCCGATCCGCCGGAACACAGCCGGGCGCTGGTGATCGGTTCCGGTTTCGGCGGTGCGGTGGCGGCGCTGCGGCTGGCTCGGGCCGGGGTTCCGACGACGGTCCTGGAGCGTGGCTCCCGCTGGCCGAACGATCCCTGGCGGGAGATCTTCACCGGTGATGATCTGCCGGACGGCCGCGGTTTCTGGCATCGCACCAGCTTCACCGGCGTCACCAAGATCCCGATGCAGTTCGAGGACTTCGGCGGGGTGCTCGACTGCACGTCCTACCCCAACCTCGATGTCTGGCGGGCCGCAGCGGTCGGCGGCGGCTCGGTGATCTTCACCGGCGCGATGCCGGAGCCACCCCGGCACCTGTTCGAGTCGGTGTTCGGCGGGCTGGTCGGATACGACGAGATGGTGCGCACGTACTACCCGCGGGTGCGCGCCGAACTCCGACTGTCCACGATGCCGCCCGACATCTACGGCTCGACACCGTTCGCGCACTCGCGCGCCTGGGACGACCAGGCTCGTAAGGCCGGCTATGAACCGACCCCCGTCGAATCCATCTTCCGCTGGGATGTGCTGCGGGACGAGCTGGCCGGACGCAGCCGCCCCTCGGCCACCGCGGCCCGGAGCAATCTGGGCAACTCCAACGGCGCCAAGTTCGATCTCAATCAGAACTATCTGGCACAGGCGCAGGCGTCGGGCAACGCCACCGTCTATCCCGGGCATCAGGTCGACTCGATCGGGCACGACGGGAGCCGCTTCGTCGTCGAGCTGCGCAAGCTCGATCCGACCGGTGCGGTGACGGCGCGACGCACCCTCACCGCCGACCGGCTGTTGCTGGCCGCGGGCTCGGTCGGCAGCACCGAACTGTTGGTCCGGGCCAAGGCGGCCGGATCGCTGCCGCATCTGAACGAGCACGTCGGCCAGGGCTGGGGCACCAACGGCGACGTGGTACTCGCGCGTGGAATGTCCGCCCTGGCCGGCACCGGCCAGGGAGTTCCCTGCGCCAGCATGATTCACGACGAGTCCGGTCCACCCACCACCCTGGAGAGTTGGTACATCCCGGGCATCCCGATCGAGACCGGCGCCTTGGCCTCCCTCGGGATGGTGCTCGACCCGACCCGGGGCAGCTTCCACGCCGGTCCGGATGGGAAGGTCACGCTGAACTGGCCGGCGGACGGCAATGCCCGCGCGCTGGCGGCGGCGCGGGCGGTGAATCACAAGATCGCCGCAGCGGCCAACGCGTTGGTCGAGTACGACGCGATCGGCTACGCCGCGAACGCCAACTTCACCGCGCACCCACTCGGCGGTGCCGTGCTCGGCGCGGCGACCGACGGCTACGGTCGGGTGCACGGGCATCCGGGTCTCTACGTCGTCGACGGCGCGATGATCCCGGGGAGTACGGCGACGGTGAACCCGTCGATGACCATTGCCGCACTTGCCGAACGGGCGATGGACCAGTTCGTCGACGAGATCCGTTAG
- a CDS encoding NAD-dependent succinate-semialdehyde dehydrogenase: protein MSASVSVPALPPVPTGLWLGGDQVHPGPVFGVRNPATGDVLIEIADATPADGATALADAVTAQPGWAATAPRERAELLRRAWELVIARRDEFALVMTLEMGKPLAESRGEVDYGGEFLRWFAEEAVRIGGRYTRSPSGTGRILVTEQPVGPTLGITPWNFPLAMGTRKIGPALAAGCTMLIKPAAETPLTMLLLGQVFADAGLPPGVLSILPTTNAAALTTPLLTDPRLRKLTFTGSTAVGKLLLRQAAERVLRTSMELGGNAPFVVFADADVDAAVTGALQAKMRNTGEACTAANRFHVADQVRAEFTAGLTERMSELTVGPGYAPDVQVGPLITDRQRTTVAELVQDALDRGARVTTGGNALPGPGWFFEPTVLADVPADARILREEVFGPVAAIAGFSGEAAGVAAANDTEFGLAAYFYTRDLDRALRVSEALEAGMVGVNRGVVSDVAAPFGGVKESGLGREAGTEGIAEYLEPKYIALP, encoded by the coding sequence ATGTCTGCTTCGGTAAGCGTGCCCGCCCTCCCCCCGGTGCCGACCGGGCTGTGGCTCGGCGGCGACCAGGTGCATCCCGGCCCGGTGTTCGGCGTGCGCAACCCGGCGACCGGGGACGTGCTCATCGAGATCGCCGACGCGACGCCGGCCGACGGTGCCACGGCGCTGGCCGACGCGGTCACCGCACAACCGGGCTGGGCCGCGACCGCGCCGCGGGAACGCGCCGAGTTGCTGCGCCGGGCGTGGGAGCTGGTGATCGCCCGCCGGGACGAGTTCGCGCTGGTGATGACCCTGGAGATGGGTAAGCCGCTGGCCGAGAGCCGGGGTGAGGTCGACTACGGTGGCGAGTTCCTCCGCTGGTTCGCCGAGGAAGCAGTCCGAATCGGTGGCCGCTATACCCGGTCGCCGTCCGGGACCGGACGGATCCTGGTCACCGAGCAACCGGTCGGACCGACCCTGGGGATCACCCCGTGGAATTTTCCGCTGGCGATGGGCACGCGCAAGATCGGCCCGGCACTCGCTGCCGGCTGCACCATGCTCATCAAGCCGGCCGCCGAGACGCCACTGACCATGTTGCTGCTGGGGCAGGTGTTTGCCGACGCCGGGCTGCCGCCGGGAGTGCTGTCGATCCTGCCGACCACGAACGCGGCTGCGCTCACCACCCCATTGCTGACCGATCCCCGACTGCGCAAGCTCACCTTCACCGGTTCCACCGCGGTCGGCAAGTTGCTGCTGCGGCAGGCCGCCGAACGGGTGCTGCGCACGTCGATGGAACTGGGCGGCAACGCACCGTTCGTGGTGTTCGCCGACGCCGACGTCGACGCCGCCGTGACCGGCGCGCTCCAGGCCAAGATGCGCAACACCGGCGAGGCATGTACTGCCGCCAACCGATTCCATGTCGCCGATCAGGTTCGCGCGGAATTCACCGCCGGCCTGACCGAGCGGATGAGCGAGCTGACCGTCGGCCCCGGCTACGCGCCCGACGTCCAGGTCGGGCCGCTCATCACCGACCGGCAGCGCACTACCGTCGCCGAGCTGGTGCAGGACGCGCTCGATCGGGGCGCGCGGGTCACCACCGGCGGAAACGCTCTACCCGGCCCCGGTTGGTTCTTCGAACCGACCGTACTGGCCGACGTGCCGGCCGACGCCCGCATCCTGCGTGAAGAGGTGTTCGGTCCGGTTGCCGCGATCGCCGGGTTCAGCGGCGAGGCCGCCGGGGTGGCAGCGGCGAACGACACCGAGTTCGGCTTGGCCGCCTACTTCTACACCCGCGACCTGGACCGGGCGCTGCGGGTGTCCGAGGCGCTCGAAGCGGGCATGGTCGGGGTCAATCGAGGCGTCGTCTCCGATGTCGCCGCACCGTTCGGCGGAGTCAAGGAGTCCGGCCTCGGCCGCGAGGCCGGGACCGAAGGAATCGCCGAGTACCTCGAACCGAAATACATCGCGCTGCCGTGA